A portion of the Collinsella aerofaciens genome contains these proteins:
- the pstC gene encoding phosphate ABC transporter permease subunit PstC, which produces MAKQLPKRELENVGLGVTGACVALVTLVVAALIFMVAQKGLSAFLKDGVSIVEFFTGTKWDLANTAENGLPYTGALPLIVTSFAVMVLSTLIALPIAIGSAIFAVEIQPKFGSKVFQPLIELLTGIPSVVFGLIGFHVVVGLMKSVFHASTGLGILPGAIVLAVMILPTMTTLSVDGLRAVPDSYRQGSLALGYTRWQTIWHVVLKSAMPSLMTAVILGMTRAFGETLAVRMVIGGIEAMPTSLLSPASTITTTLTTSMAVYAEGSAQDDVLWALGLLLMGMSLIFILIIHLIGRKGAKARG; this is translated from the coding sequence ATGGCAAAACAGCTGCCAAAGCGCGAGCTTGAGAACGTGGGCCTGGGCGTCACGGGTGCGTGCGTAGCGCTCGTGACGCTTGTCGTTGCCGCGCTCATCTTTATGGTCGCCCAAAAGGGCCTCTCGGCTTTTCTCAAGGACGGCGTCTCGATCGTCGAGTTTTTTACCGGTACCAAGTGGGACCTGGCCAACACGGCCGAAAACGGCCTGCCCTACACTGGCGCCCTGCCCCTGATCGTCACCTCGTTTGCGGTCATGGTGCTCTCCACGCTCATCGCGCTGCCCATCGCCATCGGCTCTGCCATCTTTGCGGTTGAGATCCAGCCTAAGTTTGGCTCCAAGGTCTTTCAGCCGCTCATTGAGCTTTTGACCGGTATTCCCTCGGTCGTTTTTGGCCTGATTGGCTTTCACGTAGTCGTCGGCCTTATGAAGAGCGTTTTCCATGCGAGCACGGGTCTGGGCATCTTGCCCGGCGCCATCGTGCTGGCCGTCATGATTCTGCCGACGATGACCACGCTTTCGGTCGATGGTCTGCGCGCCGTGCCCGACAGCTACCGTCAGGGTTCGCTCGCGCTGGGCTACACCCGCTGGCAGACCATCTGGCACGTGGTGCTGAAGTCCGCCATGCCCTCGCTCATGACCGCGGTCATCCTTGGCATGACCCGCGCCTTTGGCGAGACGCTCGCCGTGCGCATGGTTATCGGCGGTATCGAGGCCATGCCGACGTCGCTGCTGTCGCCGGCGTCCACCATCACCACTACGCTCACCACATCTATGGCGGTCTATGCCGAGGGCTCGGCTCAAGACGACGTCCTGTGGGCGCTCGGTCTGCTGCTGATGGGCATGAGCCTCATCTTCATCCTGATCATCCACCTTATCGGCCGCAAGGGGGCGAAGGCTCGTGGCTAG
- a CDS encoding phosphate ABC transporter substrate-binding protein, producing MLDQTYSRRQFLGLAGGLASIVGLGLVGCGGSGASDAADKGSAAAAESVSGEVTYDGASSFQALVEAAAEKFMDANPDVSVSGSGNGSGKGLTAVAAGTVTIGNSDVFAETKLEADQVKNLVDHEVAVVGMGPVVSKNVTVDDLSLEQLKGIFSGQITNWKEVGGDDAKIVVLNRKAGSGTRATFEAAVFGDEAVDFKGDAELDKSGDVQTQMGSTDNAISYLDFSHFDNSKFNAIKVEGVEPKSANVTDDSFKIWATEHMYCAKDADEATKAFLEFMLSDDVQGKLVEEQGFIPVSAMKVVKDASGKVSAK from the coding sequence TCGATCAGACTTATTCTCGTCGTCAGTTCCTCGGCCTCGCTGGCGGTCTTGCCAGCATCGTCGGTCTCGGTCTCGTTGGTTGCGGCGGCTCCGGCGCATCCGACGCCGCCGACAAGGGTAGCGCTGCTGCTGCCGAGTCCGTCTCCGGTGAGGTGACCTACGACGGCGCCTCCTCGTTCCAGGCTCTCGTCGAGGCCGCTGCCGAGAAGTTCATGGATGCCAACCCGGACGTCTCCGTCTCTGGTTCGGGTAACGGTTCGGGCAAGGGCCTGACCGCTGTCGCCGCCGGCACCGTCACCATCGGCAACTCCGACGTCTTCGCCGAGACCAAGCTCGAGGCCGATCAGGTCAAGAACCTCGTCGACCACGAGGTCGCCGTCGTGGGCATGGGTCCCGTCGTCTCCAAGAACGTGACGGTCGACGACCTGTCCCTCGAGCAGCTCAAGGGCATCTTCTCCGGCCAGATCACCAACTGGAAGGAGGTCGGCGGCGACGACGCCAAGATCGTTGTCCTCAACCGCAAGGCCGGCTCCGGCACCCGCGCCACCTTCGAGGCCGCCGTCTTTGGCGACGAGGCCGTCGACTTTAAGGGCGACGCCGAGCTCGACAAGTCCGGCGATGTCCAGACTCAGATGGGCAGCACCGACAACGCCATCTCCTACCTCGACTTCTCGCACTTCGACAACTCCAAGTTCAATGCCATCAAGGTCGAGGGCGTGGAGCCCAAGAGCGCAAACGTCACTGACGACTCCTTCAAGATCTGGGCGACCGAGCACATGTACTGCGCTAAGGACGCCGACGAGGCCACCAAGGCCTTCCTGGAGTTCATGCTTTCCGACGACGTCCAGGGCAAGCTCGTCGAGGAGCAGGGCTTTATTCCCGTCTCTGCCATGAAGGTCGTCAAGGACGCCAGTGGCAAGGTCTCCGCTAAATAA